The following proteins are encoded in a genomic region of Leptospiraceae bacterium:
- a CDS encoding citrate synthase codes for MSGYNKAELNLDGKSFPLNIVTGTDGKQGLDIKNLYNSTGMVTVDPGCFNTAISESSVSRRDPDKGQLSYRGFQIDDLVKNSTFVETSYLLIYGELPKEAELKDYSRRLSKHSMIHEDMINLFDGFPGKAHPLAVLSTMVMSLSSYYTDEYEESRDRGVDQVTRLLSKIRTIAAFSYKRMIGQPFVYPIDKLPFCTNFLHMLFSVPSEPYLVPKDQDRLLNQLWILYGDHEQNVAATTVQLIGSTKANLFASISAGISALWGSREGGQSVAAVEFLENILKSGKYYKTYLSDASVREDLTKANFLGHEAYNVKSPRAIVAREIFREFFKTHHSPLVDLAFEVDEYISNESFFANKSLYPNLEFYSGILFNSIGIPKNMFTLMQAIGKLPGWLAHWRELRIRSNFKKARPRQIYIGNLNKTHIPVEKRG; via the coding sequence ATGAGCGGCTACAACAAAGCAGAATTAAACTTGGATGGCAAATCATTTCCTCTCAATATAGTTACCGGCACAGACGGAAAGCAGGGGCTTGATATTAAGAATCTCTACAATTCTACAGGCATGGTTACCGTGGATCCCGGCTGTTTCAATACAGCTATTAGTGAAAGTAGTGTTTCTAGGCGAGATCCCGATAAAGGTCAATTGAGCTATCGAGGATTTCAAATTGATGATTTGGTTAAGAATTCGACTTTCGTCGAAACATCCTATCTTTTAATTTACGGTGAACTTCCAAAGGAAGCGGAACTAAAAGATTATTCGCGCAGACTTTCCAAGCATTCCATGATTCACGAAGATATGATCAATCTATTTGATGGATTTCCTGGGAAAGCACATCCACTCGCTGTTTTGTCTACTATGGTAATGTCTCTTTCTAGTTATTATACCGATGAATACGAAGAGTCAAGAGACAGAGGAGTAGATCAAGTCACTCGCCTACTAAGCAAAATAAGAACGATAGCCGCTTTCTCATATAAGAGAATGATCGGGCAACCCTTTGTTTACCCCATCGACAAACTTCCGTTCTGCACAAATTTTTTGCATATGCTTTTTTCTGTTCCAAGTGAGCCTTACCTTGTTCCGAAAGATCAAGACAGACTTCTAAATCAACTTTGGATTTTATACGGAGATCACGAACAAAATGTAGCGGCTACTACCGTTCAGCTTATCGGTAGCACAAAAGCAAACTTATTCGCATCTATTAGTGCCGGCATTTCTGCTCTTTGGGGATCGCGTGAAGGCGGACAGAGTGTAGCCGCAGTTGAATTCTTAGAGAACATTCTAAAATCAGGTAAGTACTATAAAACTTATTTGAGTGATGCATCTGTGCGAGAAGATTTAACAAAGGCAAATTTCTTAGGACATGAAGCATACAATGTAAAGAGTCCAAGAGCGATAGTCGCAAGAGAAATTTTTAGAGAGTTTTTCAAAACACACCATAGTCCATTAGTTGATTTAGCATTTGAAGTAGATGAATATATTTCCAATGAAAGTTTTTTTGCGAATAAGAGCCTTTATCCGAACTTAGAATTTTACAGCGGAATTTTATTTAATAGCATTGGAATTCCTAAGAATATGTTTACTCTCATGCAAGCAATCGGAAAGCTTCCGGGCTGGCTTGCACACTGGAGAGAATTGCGTATACGTAGTAATTTTAAGAAGGCTAGACCAAGACAAATCTATATTGGAAATCTGAATAAAACGCATATTCCAGTCGAGAAACGAGGTTAA
- a CDS encoding type II toxin-antitoxin system Phd/YefM family antitoxin, protein MTEKSYSIAHTKNHLPVLVHSLESNPSIPITRRGKVVAYLVSTKEYEALKGKRRKFTDSWKTLRDSDDFKKYTLSDKEVSSWRDSSTGRDFSL, encoded by the coding sequence ATGACAGAAAAAAGCTACAGCATTGCGCACACGAAGAACCACCTTCCTGTTTTAGTGCATTCCCTCGAATCTAATCCCAGTATACCCATTACCAGACGCGGAAAAGTAGTTGCTTATTTAGTTTCTACAAAAGAATACGAAGCGTTAAAAGGCAAACGTAGGAAATTCACCGATTCATGGAAGACCTTGCGTGATTCAGATGATTTCAAAAAGTATACCCTATCCGATAAGGAAGTTTCTAGTTGGAGAGATTCTTCTACCGGTAGAGATTTTTCTCTCTAA
- a CDS encoding type II toxin-antitoxin system VapC family toxin, which translates to MDSIYLLDTNILSEPLKKTPDEAVLEFLEKNETTIATCSLVIHELIYGMEILDEGRKKKILDSYIKSVLETLPIFEYDTAASIWHAKEKARLTKVGKTPSFVDGQIASIAQTQNLKLVTKNSKDFKPFKIELVGF; encoded by the coding sequence ATGGACTCCATTTACCTACTCGATACCAATATTCTCTCTGAGCCACTCAAAAAAACTCCGGATGAAGCTGTTCTAGAATTTCTAGAAAAAAATGAAACAACGATTGCTACTTGTAGTCTAGTAATACACGAATTAATATACGGAATGGAAATTCTAGACGAAGGTAGAAAGAAAAAGATTCTAGATTCATACATCAAGTCCGTTTTAGAAACTTTACCAATCTTTGAATACGATACTGCCGCATCTATTTGGCACGCAAAAGAAAAAGCACGTCTGACTAAAGTAGGTAAGACTCCTTCCTTTGTGGACGGACAGATTGCGTCTATCGCACAAACTCAAAACTTAAAGCTTGTAACAAAGAACTCTAAAGACTTCAAACCATTCAAGATAGAATTAGTTGGGTTCTGA
- a CDS encoding adenylosuccinate synthetase, with amino-acid sequence MKLRSIDFIVLGLGFGDEGKGAITDYLVEKFGINSVIRFNGGSQAAHTVVASDGISHTFSQFGSGMLIKRTRSFLSSQMLIDPYSLLEEEFVLKRKEISDAFKRLTIDSNCRVITPFHKMIGRMNELIRGKSRFGSTGKGVGEAVLEYSLDKENTIYLKDFFHAKNLQRKLEIHYLKQMNRAFEILSHTDAKEVSKVFLYFKNKYMPSKMIQFYQGFAKSYSKSIDRKGNYLQRLLDSRSSILLEGAQGALLDPEYGFAPYITKTKTTLDYAQTLLNKKRKPVCIGVLRAYSHRHGMGPLPTESISLSKKIQEEHNTDNPWQGVFRFGWLDLILCRYAIQMNSGLDTIALTCIDQLSGLAKIKVCTEYQYKGIISKEMAKFFQYKREKGVSRITGINPILNSTDEEKKKLTEILFECKPYEYLEFKGWREDIAKIESEKELPENLKTYLDFLETKEGFGLPISILSYGKTRKEKIILT; translated from the coding sequence TTGAAGCTAAGAAGTATTGATTTTATTGTCTTAGGTCTTGGCTTTGGCGATGAAGGCAAAGGGGCTATTACCGATTATCTTGTAGAGAAGTTCGGGATAAATTCGGTTATTCGCTTTAATGGAGGCTCACAGGCAGCACATACTGTTGTTGCTTCCGATGGAATCTCTCATACATTTAGCCAGTTTGGTTCTGGAATGCTTATAAAGAGAACACGAAGCTTCTTGTCCTCTCAAATGTTAATCGATCCCTATTCCTTATTAGAAGAAGAATTTGTCTTAAAACGAAAAGAAATTTCCGATGCATTCAAGCGTCTTACTATTGATTCAAATTGTAGAGTCATTACTCCCTTTCATAAGATGATTGGAAGGATGAATGAATTAATAAGAGGTAAATCAAGATTTGGCTCTACAGGCAAAGGAGTAGGAGAGGCTGTATTGGAATATTCTTTGGATAAAGAAAATACAATCTACCTAAAAGATTTTTTTCATGCGAAAAATTTACAACGTAAACTAGAAATTCACTATTTAAAGCAAATGAATCGAGCATTCGAGATTTTATCTCACACAGATGCAAAAGAAGTAAGCAAAGTATTTCTTTACTTTAAAAACAAATACATGCCAAGTAAGATGATTCAGTTCTACCAGGGATTTGCAAAGTCCTATTCTAAATCTATTGATAGAAAAGGAAACTACTTGCAAAGACTATTAGATTCAAGGTCGTCTATTTTATTAGAAGGCGCACAGGGAGCTTTGCTTGATCCCGAGTATGGCTTTGCTCCTTATATTACTAAGACAAAGACAACTCTTGATTATGCGCAAACGTTGCTGAACAAAAAAAGAAAGCCAGTTTGCATTGGAGTATTGCGAGCGTATTCTCATCGTCATGGAATGGGACCACTTCCAACAGAAAGCATTTCTCTTTCTAAAAAGATACAAGAAGAGCATAATACTGATAATCCCTGGCAAGGAGTATTTCGATTTGGATGGTTGGATTTGATTCTATGTCGTTATGCGATTCAGATGAATTCCGGTTTGGATACCATTGCGCTTACTTGTATAGATCAATTGAGTGGACTTGCTAAAATAAAAGTTTGCACAGAGTATCAATACAAAGGAATCATCTCAAAAGAAATGGCAAAGTTCTTTCAGTATAAAAGAGAAAAGGGAGTAAGTAGGATAACAGGCATTAACCCTATTTTAAATTCTACAGACGAAGAGAAAAAGAAATTGACTGAAATTCTATTTGAGTGCAAGCCCTATGAGTATTTAGAATTCAAGGGGTGGAGAGAAGATATTGCAAAGATAGAATCAGAAAAAGAACTTCCAGAAAATCTAAAGACTTACTTGGACTTTTTGGAAACAAAAGAAGGGTTTGGTTTACCTATTTCCATTTTGTCTTATGGCAAAACTAGAAAAGAGAAAATTATTTTGACTTGA
- a CDS encoding DUF1566 domain-containing protein encodes MKGKWIYLLIGILVVIGCNDEKKLSETSNKERILMNAMTLRDIQGHSGAGTTGLTVATVATSLTPTFSPEAGVYNSDQSISIISATQGDTIYYTLDGSIPSTTSTSYTGSISIAGQGTTKTIKAISVKAGMTNSSVATALYTINYNAVSMPTFSPAAGSYNTAQNISMTTTTTGATIYYTTDGTTPTTSSTLYTAPIHIWSLAGKTIKAYAVKTGSTDSSVLSKVYSYLPLKTGQTLCYDENGALISCVGTGQDGDIQSGVAKSYTGPTAHATYTSDYTTKDNATGLVWKSCSQGKSGATCTTGSAQTLSNDGTATDASNHATYGCLALNGANSGNGYAGIKTWRLPTAKELSSLSSFGALAIDTTAFPNPAGGNHWSSTPYLITAGNAYLVKSDATLISFVNTTAAYVRCVSGDQNLTVKNFTDNADGTIKDNTTGLTWQKCAMGQTNNSTCSGGANVTTWENALIYCNSTLNNLPASTPRTWRLPNINELQSIEDYTKATSFGPDATYFPNAVGGGWVSTTHTGILARSWCVNYSTNWWSCPKINNSYVRCVSGQ; translated from the coding sequence ATGAAAGGTAAGTGGATTTATTTATTGATAGGGATACTTGTTGTAATTGGATGCAACGATGAAAAGAAATTAAGCGAAACCAGTAATAAAGAAAGAATTCTAATGAACGCAATGACTCTTCGCGATATACAAGGACATAGCGGTGCTGGCACAACGGGATTAACTGTAGCAACGGTAGCAACTTCCCTTACCCCGACCTTTAGCCCTGAAGCTGGAGTTTATAATTCAGATCAATCCATTTCGATAATCTCTGCGACGCAGGGGGATACTATCTATTATACGCTCGACGGTTCTATTCCCTCTACAACTTCTACTTCCTACACGGGAAGTATTTCTATCGCAGGTCAGGGAACAACAAAAACGATAAAGGCGATTTCTGTAAAAGCGGGGATGACTAATAGTTCAGTAGCCACTGCTCTCTATACAATTAATTACAATGCTGTGTCTATGCCAACATTTAGTCCAGCGGCAGGTAGTTATAACACAGCGCAAAATATTAGTATGACTACAACGACAACGGGGGCTACTATCTATTATACCACAGATGGCACAACCCCAACTACTAGCTCAACTCTCTACACTGCTCCAATTCATATTTGGAGTCTCGCTGGTAAAACCATAAAGGCGTATGCAGTCAAGACTGGTTCGACGGACAGTTCAGTCTTGAGTAAGGTATATAGTTATTTGCCGCTAAAGACAGGACAGACACTTTGTTATGATGAAAATGGCGCATTAATCTCTTGTGTAGGCACAGGACAGGATGGAGATATACAATCTGGAGTTGCGAAAAGCTACACCGGACCAACTGCCCATGCAACATACACTTCAGATTACACAACAAAAGACAATGCAACAGGGCTTGTATGGAAAAGTTGCTCACAGGGGAAAAGTGGAGCGACATGCACCACGGGTTCAGCTCAAACTCTTTCAAACGACGGCACTGCAACCGATGCAAGCAATCATGCGACTTATGGTTGTCTTGCGCTCAATGGAGCCAACAGTGGTAACGGGTATGCAGGAATAAAAACATGGCGACTACCAACTGCAAAAGAATTATCCTCTCTGAGTAGTTTTGGGGCATTAGCAATCGACACAACTGCCTTTCCTAATCCGGCAGGAGGTAATCATTGGAGTTCTACTCCTTATCTAATCACTGCCGGCAATGCTTATCTAGTTAAATCGGATGCTACTTTAATAAGTTTTGTGAACACAACTGCTGCTTATGTGCGCTGTGTTTCAGGTGATCAAAATCTTACTGTAAAAAATTTTACAGATAACGCGGATGGCACGATTAAGGACAATACTACAGGATTAACCTGGCAGAAGTGCGCCATGGGACAAACCAATAACTCTACTTGTTCGGGGGGAGCAAATGTGACGACATGGGAAAATGCACTTATCTATTGTAATAGCACTTTAAATAACTTACCTGCCTCAACTCCAAGAACTTGGCGTTTGCCAAATATAAATGAACTTCAGTCGATTGAAGACTATACAAAGGCTACTAGTTTTGGACCGGATGCAACCTATTTTCCAAATGCAGTTGGTGGAGGTTGGGTTTCCACTACACACACTGGAATTTTAGCTCGTTCCTGGTGCGTAAACTATTCTACAAATTGGTGGTCCTGTCCTAAGATCAATAACAGCTATGTTCGTTGTGTGAGTGGACAGTAA
- the recQ gene encoding DNA helicase RecQ: protein MEEILAIVKKYWGYHSLRPLQAESMQAVLDKKDSLTVLPTGAGKSLCYQAPAVLQEGTTVVISPLIALMKDQVDSLRQCGISAAQLDSTLDAEEKSELQYKLLSGGITLLFVSPERVMMPEFLNLLKQIKLNSIAIDEAHCVSQWGHDFRPDYRSLGKLKKLFPTLPIHAYTATASERVREDIIEQLTLSNPLVLVGDFDRPNLTYRIIPRTNIADQLITVIEKHKNEAGIIYCIRRKDVDELNTLLTKRGISCLPYHAGMSGEERTKNQETFMSEKVDIILATVAFGMGIDRSNIRYIVHTGMPKSIEHYQQETGRAGRDGLEAECILLYSGSDAIIWKKLLGEPDENAANLDYLSTSYTHIEEMGKYCRMSVCRHRFLKNYFGQEYEKENCKACDVCLDEKTVVEDSQTLARKIISGVVRVGERFGVGHVASVLRGENLSKIRQLGHEQLSTYGLLKEHSKEQVQDWIYQLVSQNLLVQEGNPYPVLKLNANSKAVLRSEMAVSLTVLPPKEEAPTKKANQESWEGVDTKLFELLRVFRKDLAASREVPAFVILGDVTLRELSRVRPSNENALRLIYGIGEQKLKDFGREILDIIRKYCEENQVGLDVVVAIQKTIEKKPAVLNESRSRAFELFRNKTSVEEVAKELDRARATVLEYLADYIERENPADIYSYVPKENYSRIEKAIQEVGLDRLKPIYLHLQESISYEEIRLVVAHLKVEKK, encoded by the coding sequence ATGGAAGAAATTCTTGCGATTGTAAAAAAATATTGGGGTTATCATTCTCTTAGACCATTGCAGGCTGAGTCGATGCAAGCGGTTCTTGACAAAAAGGATTCTTTGACAGTGTTACCAACTGGTGCGGGAAAATCACTTTGTTACCAGGCGCCTGCGGTATTGCAAGAAGGAACGACTGTAGTCATATCACCGTTAATCGCACTCATGAAAGATCAAGTGGATAGTCTACGTCAATGTGGAATTTCTGCCGCCCAGTTGGATTCTACTCTCGATGCCGAAGAAAAGTCAGAGCTTCAATACAAACTATTGAGTGGCGGCATAACGTTATTATTCGTTTCTCCCGAGCGCGTTATGATGCCGGAATTTTTAAATCTTTTAAAACAAATCAAGCTAAATTCCATTGCCATTGATGAGGCGCATTGTGTGAGTCAATGGGGACATGATTTTCGTCCTGACTATCGCTCTTTAGGAAAACTAAAAAAACTATTTCCTACTCTTCCTATTCATGCATATACCGCGACTGCTTCCGAGAGAGTGAGAGAAGATATTATCGAGCAGCTTACACTGAGTAACCCGCTTGTATTGGTTGGGGATTTTGATCGACCCAATTTGACTTATCGAATTATTCCTAGGACAAATATCGCAGACCAACTCATAACAGTTATCGAAAAGCATAAGAACGAAGCGGGGATAATTTACTGTATCCGTCGCAAAGACGTGGATGAGTTAAATACTCTTTTGACGAAGAGAGGCATATCTTGCTTACCCTACCATGCGGGGATGTCGGGTGAAGAAAGAACAAAGAATCAAGAAACCTTCATGTCGGAGAAAGTTGATATTATCCTCGCCACGGTTGCTTTTGGGATGGGAATTGATCGAAGTAATATTCGTTATATAGTTCACACCGGAATGCCTAAGTCAATCGAGCATTACCAGCAGGAGACAGGACGTGCGGGAAGAGACGGGTTAGAAGCAGAATGTATTTTACTTTATTCGGGGAGTGACGCCATTATTTGGAAAAAGCTTTTAGGTGAGCCAGATGAGAATGCGGCTAATCTAGATTATCTTAGCACGAGTTATACTCATATTGAAGAAATGGGAAAATACTGTCGAATGAGTGTTTGCCGCCATCGATTTTTAAAAAACTATTTCGGTCAGGAATACGAAAAAGAAAACTGCAAAGCCTGTGATGTTTGTCTAGATGAAAAGACAGTTGTAGAAGACTCGCAAACACTTGCCCGTAAAATTATTTCAGGAGTCGTTAGAGTAGGCGAGAGATTTGGAGTTGGTCATGTTGCCAGTGTGCTTCGAGGGGAAAATCTATCTAAGATTCGTCAACTAGGACATGAACAGTTGTCTACTTATGGACTTTTAAAAGAGCATTCCAAAGAACAAGTTCAAGATTGGATATACCAACTCGTTTCTCAAAATCTATTAGTCCAAGAAGGAAATCCTTATCCTGTTTTAAAATTAAACGCGAATTCCAAAGCTGTCCTTCGTAGTGAAATGGCTGTTAGCCTCACTGTCTTACCTCCTAAAGAAGAAGCCCCTACTAAAAAAGCAAATCAAGAATCTTGGGAAGGAGTGGATACCAAACTATTTGAATTGCTTCGCGTGTTTAGAAAAGATTTGGCAGCAAGTAGGGAAGTCCCTGCCTTTGTTATTTTGGGAGATGTTACCTTAAGAGAGCTTTCTCGTGTTCGTCCTTCGAATGAAAATGCACTTCGTCTTATCTATGGAATCGGAGAACAAAAACTAAAAGACTTTGGTCGTGAGATACTCGATATTATCCGCAAGTATTGTGAAGAGAATCAAGTTGGATTAGATGTAGTAGTTGCGATTCAGAAAACGATTGAAAAAAAACCTGCTGTCCTAAATGAATCCCGCTCTAGAGCCTTCGAACTCTTTCGAAACAAAACAAGCGTGGAAGAAGTTGCGAAGGAATTAGATAGAGCAAGAGCCACTGTTTTAGAATATTTAGCTGATTATATCGAGCGAGAAAATCCAGCGGATATTTATTCTTATGTGCCAAAAGAAAACTATTCTAGAATTGAAAAAGCTATTCAAGAAGTCGGACTAGACAGGCTAAAACCGATTTACCTCCACTTGCAAGAATCAATTTCGTATGAAGAAATTAGGCTTGTAGTCGCACATTTGAAAGTGGAAAAGAAGTAG